One window from the genome of Solea solea chromosome 13, fSolSol10.1, whole genome shotgun sequence encodes:
- the LOC131471056 gene encoding H-2 class II histocompatibility antigen, A-U alpha chain-like, protein MISSSSMKRSAVIILILNSLCTFSHVVHETVTVIGCSNKNNTVVQFEGDGDEVLYTDFEKEEFVFTVPKFITSDPSEVFGDIAIYKKALKSQSICATAVLFCTEEERHPPEAKDAPETMVYAADEVQLGVENTLICFVNHFYPPFIEVTWTKNGQTVTEGVSLGRYYPNNELTFHQLSSLTFTPDVGDIYSCTVEHLSLERPDTKFWEPDFGHQSHGPDILCWLGLTFAFLGVAAGTFLFVKGHHVRG, encoded by the exons tggtCCATGAAACTGTCACCGTAATTGGCTGctctaacaaaaacaacactgtggtGCAGTTTGAAGGTGATGGTGATGAGGTTTTGTATACAGATTTTGAAAAGGAGgaatttgttttcactgtgccCAAATTTATAACGTCAGACCCGAGTGAAGTATTTGGCGACATAGCTATCTATAAAAAGGCTTTGAAAAGCCAGAGCATATGTGCAACAGCTGTTTTATTCTGCACAGAAGAGGAGAGACATCCACCAGAAGCGAAAG ATGCTCCTGAGACCATGGTCTATGCTGCAGATGAAGTTCAGTTAGGAGTTGAAAACACACTCATCTGCTTTGTGAATCATTTCTACCCACCTTTCATCGAAGTCACCTGGACTAAAAATGGTCAGACAGTAACAGAGGGAGTGTCTCTCGGGCGATATTACCCCAACAATGAGCTGACTTTCCACCAGTTATCCTCATTGACGTTCACACCTGATGTGGGGGACATTTacagctgcacagtggagcacttATCTCTGGAGAGGCCTGATACAAAATTCTGGG AACCTGATTTCGGTCATCAAAGTCATGGACCAGACATTCTCTGTTGGTTGGGTCTGACGTTTGCCTTTCTGGGTGTAGCAGCaggaacatttttgtttgtaaaaggGCATCATGTAAGGGGATGA